A section of the Chloroflexota bacterium genome encodes:
- a CDS encoding ATP-binding protein, producing MATSRIAEPKRRVSSEDAAVQDVPAAKILLVDDEVKNLTALESVLAAPDRELVRADSGAAALRAVLHDDFAVVLLDVHMPDVDGFETAELIRSRERSRETPIIFLTAAISGDVSIARGYSLGAVDYIVKPIDAEILRSKVNVFIDLFRKTEQVKRQAVALADTTAFLNSVLEGATAYAIMALDLDGTILSWNEGARRIFGYKDSEIVGSKSLARLVRAEDASARRVEGLLKAAREHGRVTSRLDGVRRNRSTFSAAFSVEQRVGTDGRLVGYVAIGQDITQMREAEEQRARLIHEQTARAEAERARDHLQQVLDVLPEGILIADADGRIEMCNATAVKIIGGLPDASDCWAAESLSRYRLDGSPMSSEELPLVRAIVQGETVLGEQLMISSKASANPIPVLMNSAPLRNADGRIVGGVAALQDITPIIELERQKDAFLAAASHDLKNPLAIVKAQAQLLMRRAGRTEGAAMDTVLEGLRSIDQATRRLNGMVNELLDVARLQMGRPIELDPKPVDLISLVREVASELQSSSDRHEILVECASDPIVGVWDRDRIERVIVNLVTNAIKYSPEGGRIELGVAVTTVGDDEWAELRVRDHGLGIPADEIPRIFERFYRGSNVHGHIEGAGIGLSGAQQIIDQHGGFITVESAEGKGTMFVVQLPGVARGRTG from the coding sequence ATGGCGACGTCCCGCATCGCTGAACCGAAAAGGCGGGTATCCAGCGAGGACGCGGCCGTCCAGGACGTGCCGGCAGCAAAGATTCTGCTCGTTGACGACGAAGTGAAGAACCTGACGGCGCTGGAAAGCGTGCTGGCGGCGCCGGATCGCGAGCTGGTCCGCGCCGACTCGGGCGCCGCGGCGCTCCGCGCCGTCTTGCATGACGATTTCGCTGTCGTGCTGCTCGATGTCCACATGCCCGATGTGGACGGATTCGAGACCGCCGAGTTGATCCGCAGCAGGGAGCGCTCGCGGGAGACGCCCATCATCTTTTTGACCGCGGCGATTAGTGGGGACGTATCCATCGCCCGCGGGTACTCCCTGGGCGCCGTTGACTACATCGTCAAGCCGATCGACGCGGAGATCCTGCGCTCCAAGGTCAACGTATTCATCGACCTGTTCAGGAAGACCGAACAGGTGAAGCGGCAGGCTGTGGCGCTCGCCGATACGACCGCGTTCCTCAACAGCGTGCTCGAGGGCGCGACGGCATACGCCATCATGGCCCTCGACCTCGACGGCACCATTCTGTCCTGGAACGAGGGCGCTCGGCGAATCTTCGGGTACAAGGATTCGGAGATCGTGGGCAGTAAGAGCCTCGCTCGACTCGTGCGTGCGGAGGACGCATCCGCGAGGCGAGTCGAGGGCCTGCTCAAAGCCGCGCGGGAGCACGGACGAGTGACGAGCAGGCTCGACGGCGTGCGGAGGAACCGCTCGACCTTCAGCGCGGCGTTCTCCGTGGAGCAGCGCGTCGGCACGGACGGGCGCCTCGTCGGGTACGTTGCCATTGGGCAGGACATCACGCAGATGCGTGAGGCGGAGGAGCAGCGAGCGCGGCTCATCCACGAGCAGACCGCGCGCGCCGAGGCGGAGCGCGCCCGCGACCATCTACAGCAAGTGCTGGACGTGCTGCCGGAGGGGATCCTGATCGCGGACGCTGACGGGCGCATCGAAATGTGCAATGCCACGGCCGTGAAGATCATCGGCGGACTCCCCGACGCATCGGACTGCTGGGCCGCCGAGTCGCTCAGCCGCTATCGTCTCGATGGGTCCCCCATGTCCTCCGAGGAGCTTCCTCTCGTGCGGGCCATTGTGCAGGGAGAAACGGTGCTCGGCGAACAGTTGATGATCAGCAGCAAGGCGAGCGCCAATCCCATCCCCGTATTGATGAACAGCGCGCCGCTGCGCAACGCCGATGGGCGCATTGTGGGCGGTGTCGCCGCGCTCCAGGACATTACGCCAATCATCGAGCTCGAACGCCAGAAGGATGCGTTTCTGGCTGCGGCGTCACATGATCTGAAGAATCCGCTGGCAATCGTCAAAGCTCAGGCCCAGCTCCTCATGCGTCGCGCGGGCCGGACCGAGGGAGCGGCGATGGATACGGTCCTGGAGGGGCTCCGGAGCATCGATCAGGCAACGCGGCGGCTCAATGGAATGGTCAACGAGCTGCTCGACGTGGCACGCCTGCAGATGGGTCGGCCCATCGAGCTGGACCCCAAACCGGTCGACCTCATCTCCCTCGTGCGCGAGGTTGCGAGCGAGCTGCAGTCCTCGTCCGACCGGCACGAGATTCTCGTCGAATGCGCAAGCGATCCGATCGTCGGAGTCTGGGACCGCGACCGAATCGAGCGGGTAATCGTGAATTTGGTCACCAACGCGATAAAGTACAGCCCCGAGGGAGGGCGCATCGAATTGGGAGTCGCGGTCACGACTGTGGGCGATGACGAGTGGGCAGAACTTCGCGTGCGAGACCACGGATTGGGCATACCAGCCGACGAGATCCCGCGGATCTTTGAACGCTTCTATCGCGGCAGCAACGTTCATGGCCATATCGAGGGCGCTGGGATCGGCCTCTCGGGCGCACAGCAGATTATCGACCAGCACGGAGGGTTCATCACCGTCGAGAGCGCCGAGGGAAAGGGCACGATGTT
- a CDS encoding CheR family methyltransferase, whose translation MGSLIGEGLLDPAELDLLEILLHDYGFDYRAMPVARLRSKIQGRVEAEQLQTVRGLREKMLHDEGSRRRLLRSLTTEADAMFFEPAFYRAFRVAVVPFLRTYPFIRIWHVGCSTGEEVYSMAILLEEEGLYDRCRLYATDVVGWSLNRAREGIFPLASMQEYTANYVRAGGREAFSEYYTARYDNAIFRPSLKRNVIFAQHNLATDGPFNEFQAILCRGVLPALGAPVQARGHELFRTSLVRLGFLCLGASETIDGSARSAYELFSTGGIYRRIY comes from the coding sequence TTGGGCAGTCTGATTGGCGAGGGCCTCCTGGATCCGGCTGAGCTGGATCTGCTGGAGATCCTGTTGCACGACTATGGGTTCGACTACCGCGCCATGCCGGTGGCCCGGCTGCGGAGCAAGATCCAGGGCCGAGTCGAGGCGGAGCAGCTTCAGACGGTGAGGGGGCTACGGGAGAAGATGCTCCACGACGAAGGGAGTCGGCGACGGCTGCTTCGGAGCCTCACCACCGAGGCGGACGCCATGTTCTTCGAGCCCGCTTTCTACCGCGCCTTTCGGGTGGCGGTGGTTCCCTTCCTCAGAACCTATCCCTTCATCCGTATCTGGCACGTCGGGTGCTCGACGGGCGAAGAGGTCTATTCGATGGCGATACTCCTCGAGGAGGAGGGCCTGTACGATCGGTGCCGGCTTTATGCCACCGACGTCGTCGGCTGGTCCCTGAATCGGGCGCGGGAAGGCATCTTCCCCCTCGCGTCCATGCAGGAGTACACTGCGAATTATGTGCGCGCAGGGGGCAGGGAAGCCTTTTCTGAATACTACACAGCGCGTTACGACAACGCGATCTTCCGCCCATCCCTCAAGCGCAACGTGATTTTCGCCCAGCACAATCTCGCGACCGACGGTCCGTTCAATGAGTTTCAGGCGATCCTCTGCCGCGGTGTGCTTCCCGCGCTTGGCGCCCCGGTTCAAGCGCGGGGCCATGAGCTCTTTCGAACCAGTCTGGTGCGTCTGGGGTTCTTGTGTCTGGGCGCCAGCGAGACGATCGATGGTTCCGCGCGTTCCGCGTACGAGCTGTTCTCCACAGGTGGAATCTATCGGAGGATCTACTAG